The window TTGAAGTGAGCGACGCTGACAACGCAGCCGAGCTTCCGCGAAAGGCCGACGAGAAGCGTCAGCAGCGCGGTCGAGTCCGCTCCACCCGAGCAGGCGACGGCCACTCGTTCACCGGGCAGAATCATCCCATGCTCTTCGATGGTTCGCAGGGCTTGCTGTTCAAGCAGGCCCATCCGTTTCTTGTAGGAGATGGATTGCGGTGGCATGTGCAGGTGCCCTCCAGCCCATTATCCGCCAAACCAATAAAATGGAGAACCTGGCGATTGGTTGAATGCCGCCGTGATGTGTAACGAGCGAAGCAGATCAACACGCGGTCATGGAAAAAAACAGGGAGTTGCTACAGAGGCTGAAGTGGAACTGGGGGCGTTGGAAGGTGGCGAGATGCGATACTACGATCCGATCAATACGGCGATGCTTCCGGCGACTACTGCCAGCAGGGCGGCGCAGAGCGTGGCGCGGGTTACCAACACGACGCCGATTTGGCCAAATTCATTGCCATATAGTTTTTTCAGTTTAGGGTTGGTTGCAGCAGGTGCGTTCACGGCACTATCCTCGCTATTGACGATCATGCTTAGTAATCACGCATCGAATCCTCATCATAATGGTACTTCGGATGAACCGGTATAGGCCGCTACTCCTATTTTGAGATGGCCTTGTTGCTCAATGAGTAACAATATGAGCGCGCTCTTGTACTCTTTGGGGATTTGCCTGCCGTCAAGAATTCCATGTGGTACCGGGGGTTCACATAGATGGCTACAATAGCTTGTTGACGTATACATGTTAACCACAAATGGTTGGGCTGGGCGCAGCAATGTTCGATGACCCCAGTCATCCCTTGGGATGCCGTGAGAAGCAATGTAAACTGGAGTTCTGCCCTGCTCGCCGGGGATTAAATTTCTTAGGAGTGCGGAATGGTGTTTGCGTGCGTATTATTGGCGGTGGGGGTCATCGGCTTCGTGCTGGTGGTGCGCGATCAGGATATCCCGCCCGCCCCGGTCGAGAATCCGGAGTTAACGCACCTGCAGGAACGTCGCGTGGTGCTGTTTGAAAACTTGAAAGACCTCCAGTTTGAATATCTTCAGGGGAAACTCTCTGACGGGGACTACCAATCGCTTAAGTTAGGTTTTCAGAACGATCTCGCCGTGGTGCTGGCTTCCATCGACATGCTTCAGGAGAAATTTCCGCAGGCCGTCGGGAATGCGGATGCGTCCGCGGCGGCGGGCAAATCCATCCCTCCATCAACCGTCAACGTATCCGGCAGATGTCCTGCTTGCCATGCTGAGAATCCTGATGGGCACCGGTTTTGCGGCAACTGTGGCGGACCACTCGGCTAGAGCAATCGCCTTTCCTCGCAGTCATTTCATCTTTCCTGGGCGGCGGCATCACTATAGTTTATCCAACCTCGACCAGCCCGTAGCGGCGTCCCCAATTCTCGCGAATATATTTCAGGACGCGCTGTCGCTCGCGCTGCTCGCCTTGATCGATGAAGTTTATCGCGGCGCGGCGCGCCAATTCCAGAATGTCCTTATCTCGAACCAGATTGGCCACACGGAATGCTGGCAGGCCGGATTGTCTGGTGCCCAGAAACTCGCCCGGCCCGCGCAGTTTAAGATCCAGCTCGGATAGAACGAAACCGTCTTGTGTTTCCACCAGAGCTCCCAGCCGCTGGGCTGCCACCTCGTTCACTTTTTCTGAATGAATCAATAGACAGTGCGACTGTCGCCGGCCGCGACCCACGCGCCCGCGCAATTGGTGCAGTTGGGCCAAGCCGAAACGCTCGGCCTGCTCGATGACCATTACGCTGGCGTTGGGGACATCCACGCCCACTTCAATTACTGTAGTGCCCACGAGAATTTGAATCTCTCCATTCTGGAAAGCCTGCATGGTGCGCTCTTTTTCATCGGAGGAGAGCCGCCCATGCAGCAGCCCCACGCGAAATTCCTGGAACACGTCTTTGGAAAGATGCTCGTACATCTTCATAGCCGATTTCAATTCCGTGACGAATGGCAGTCGTGGATTTTTTCGCGTTCGTTTCGGCTTTTTTTCTCCATCCGGATCGTCGCCGCCTGGATCATCTATCACCGGGTAGACGATAAAAGCCTGCGCCCCTTCCGCCACATGTTTGCGCACAATTTCATAGGCGCGCGGCGCGTTGGCCTCCGCGATCTTTTTTGTCACGATCGGCAGACGCCCGGCGGGCAGTTCATCGATCACCGAGATGTCGAGATCTCCATAATAAGTAAGAGCCAACGTGCGGGGGATGGGGGTTGCGGTCATGACCAGCACATCGGGCTGCAACTGCTCGCCGCTCCCCTTGCTCATCAGGCTCATTCGCTGCAGCACCCCGAAGCGATGTTGTTCGTCGATGATCACCAGACCCAGAGATTTGAATTGGACGTCTTCCTCCACCAGCGCATGAGTGCCAACAACAATGTGCACGAGTCCAGCCTCCAGCAACCGTTTGATGGCTTTTTTTCCCTTCGCGGTCGCGCTGCCGCTGAGGAGGGCGATCTGATATCCCGTACTGGCCAACATGCGGCGGAAGTTGAAGAAATGCTGTTGGGCGAGAATCTCGGTTGGCGCCATCACCGCCACCTGATAACCATTTT is drawn from Acidobacteriota bacterium and contains these coding sequences:
- a CDS encoding zinc ribbon domain-containing protein, encoding MVFACVLLAVGVIGFVLVVRDQDIPPAPVENPELTHLQERRVVLFENLKDLQFEYLQGKLSDGDYQSLKLGFQNDLAVVLASIDMLQEKFPQAVGNADASAAAGKSIPPSTVNVSGRCPACHAENPDGHRFCGNCGGPLG
- the recG gene encoding ATP-dependent DNA helicase RecG; translation: MTLSTPLQFVKGVGEPRREMLENKNLLTVEDLLYYLPFRYEDRTRLRGPGELRAGETATVIAKVRSAGMLPMRRGNVRIFCADVADQGSYLRCKWFNAAYLTKIIQPGMYLALYGKAENDLYEPGLQMVQPQYEILPELEADLAVAGNSLEVGRIVPIYEAAGNGRLTSRFFRRVIHYILETLQGIEDPMPATVAAEYRLAPRWEAIRYAHFPPRDVRLSELEAFRSPAHLRLIFEELFFFEAGLAWKRANTKSLPGISFRADSVVREKLKSILPFHPTPAQKRALAEIVEDLRAPRPMRRLLQGDVGSGKTIVALQAAVIAIENGYQVAVMAPTEILAQQHFFNFRRMLASTGYQIALLSGSATAKGKKAIKRLLEAGLVHIVVGTHALVEEDVQFKSLGLVIIDEQHRFGVLQRMSLMSKGSGEQLQPDVLVMTATPIPRTLALTYYGDLDISVIDELPAGRLPIVTKKIAEANAPRAYEIVRKHVAEGAQAFIVYPVIDDPGGDDPDGEKKPKRTRKNPRLPFVTELKSAMKMYEHLSKDVFQEFRVGLLHGRLSSDEKERTMQAFQNGEIQILVGTTVIEVGVDVPNASVMVIEQAERFGLAQLHQLRGRVGRGRRQSHCLLIHSEKVNEVAAQRLGALVETQDGFVLSELDLKLRGPGEFLGTRQSGLPAFRVANLVRDKDILELARRAAINFIDQGEQRERQRVLKYIRENWGRRYGLVEVG